The Dendropsophus ebraccatus isolate aDenEbr1 chromosome 3, aDenEbr1.pat, whole genome shotgun sequence genome includes a region encoding these proteins:
- the LOC138786503 gene encoding piggyBac transposable element-derived protein 4-like, with protein sequence MFKPRRKTYCFCKNKSWKNISKEELYAYIGLLLLAGSQKSYDVPIRELFLDPLSDPHYKATMSVDRYEEIRRHIRFDDKRTRALRFETDKLAPISYIWNIFIKNCTKLYNPSANVTVDEQLVPFRGRCKFIQYMPSEPAKYGIKIFWMCDSACYYGINGVIYCGKEVGAPAQKDLGSEIVKTLAVPIFSSGRNITMDNYFTNVELGNFLLQKHITLVGTIKANRREIPEALKHNRQRALYESVFGFNNKATLVSYKAKKEKSVILLSTMHHNCSIDSNDRKLKPEIILYYNKTKGGVDKMDEMVGEYSCKRQTKRWPVVLFSNMLDVAALNSFIIYTENHPEFHARRKDRRRLFLKDLCHELVMPHMIQRSDVKGLIKQTKEAMKRCGVQFQMIPGPGERKRKRCFMCPRNVERKTERFCSICKENVCKEHSSEKITCQNCLED encoded by the coding sequence ATGTTCAAACCTAGAAGGAAGACGTATTGCTTCTGCAAAAATAAGTCCTGGAAAAATATCTCAAAAGAGGAACTTTATGCATACATTGGACTTTTACTGCTGGCAGGAAGTCAAAAATCGTATGATGTTCCTATACGAGAATTATTTCTGGACCCACTTTCTGATCCACACTATAAGGCGACAATGTCAGTGGACAGATATGAGGAAATTAGAAGACATATTCGATTTGATGATAAGCGAACACGTGCATTGAGGTTTGAAACAGACAAATTAGCCCCTATCAGTTATATTTGGAACATATTTatcaaaaattgcaccaaactttACAATCCTAGTGCTAATGTTACAGTAGATGAGCAACTTGTACCGTTCAGAGGACGCTGCAAGTTCATACAATACATGCCCAGCGAGCCAGCCAAATATGGAATCAAAATCTTCTGGATGTGTGATTCGGCATGTTATTATGGCATAAATGGCGTAATCTACTGTGGCAAAGAGGTTGGTGCACCAGCACAGAaggatctggggtctgaaattGTCAAAACTCTTGCTGTTCCAATATTCAGTTCAGGTAGAAACATTACCATGGACAATTATTTCACCAATGTTGAACTAGGCAATTTTCTGCTTCAAAAACATATTACACTTGTTGGTACTATCAAGGCAAACCGCCGAGAAATTCCAGAAGCACTGAAACACAATCGTCAGCGAGCACTTTATGAGAGTGTCTTTGGATTCAATAACAAAGCGACTTTGGTATCTTACAAAGCAAAGAAGGAGAAATCAGTGATTTTACTCAGTACCATGCATCACAATTGCAGTATTGACAGCAATGACAGAAAATTAAAGCCAGAAATCATCCTGTATTACAATAAAACTAAAGGAGGTGTAGACAAAATGGATGAGATGGTGGGAGAATATTCATGCAAGAGGCAAACAAAACGATGGCCTGTAGTACTTTTTTCAAATATGCTTGATGTAGCAGCCCTGAATTCATTCATCATTTATACAGAAAATCATCCAGAATTCCATGCACGGAGGAAGGACAGGAGACGCCTATTTTTGAAGGACCTTTGTCATGAGCTTGTAATGCCTCACATGATACAGCGAAGTGACGTGAAAGGCTTGATAAAGCAAACTAAAGAAGCAATGAAACGGTGTGGCGTACAGTTTCAGATGATTCCAGGGccaggagaaagaaaaagaaagcgctGTTTCATGTGTCCAAGAAACGTAGAAAGGAAAACTGAGAGATTTTGTTCAATTTGTAAGGAAAATGTCTGCAAAGAACATTCTTCCGAAAAAATAACTTGTCAAAATTGTTTGGAAGACTAA